The genomic region TAGTCATAGAAATTCATATCTCCAATTGATTTTCCTTGAATAATCACATTGGAAGTAAAATCTCCTTTTGGTTTGAGTAAAACAGGATTCATATGTATACTTGGTTCAATCATTGCAGCTTCAGCCTGTAACATTTGTGCTATTCCAATTTCACCGTTTTCCTTTGTGGTGTATGAGTTTAAAGACATATTTTGTGATTTGAAAGGAGCTACCTTATATCCCCTATTTTTATATATTCTACATAAAGCTGCTACAAGCATGCTTTTTCCTGCATTTGATGATGTTCCTTGAACCATTATACATTTTGTCATGTAATAAAGTATTGAATTAATGTTATAAATAATTTTAAATTTTGAAAGAAAAAAAGTCATTTTATGTTTAATCTAATTTGAAAAATGTGTTGTTTTCGTTTTCTTCAAAAAAGCAAATTTGATATAATCAGGGGGTTTTAATACGTCTGAGTATAAACTTTTTGAGTAAAACTTTTTAACACATTAATCAAATTCGATTAACAGAAATTAAATATTGTAATTTAATCCTATAATACTATATATTATTATTTATTGTATATATTTATTATTTTTAATTGTAAATTATTTTTTAATTTAGTAAATTTAACTTTTAATTTATTATTTTGATAAAAATTAGTTAATTTCATAATTTTGAATATAATGATATGAATTAACCATATGTTCGGTAATGTGTTTTCTTGAATTTGATTGGGATTCTTATGTCCATTTTATTTTTCTAACCTTTATTTACTAAAATAGAAACCTTTTTATATATTTAATAAACAATATTTAAATAGTATATCAAACTTAATTTTTTAATGATGAATTTATTAACAGAAGCGAGGTTTATTTTATGAAATTTGAAGAACAAGAATCAATTGAAGAATCTTCAAAAGAAGTTATAGTTGAAAGTGAAGAACAAGAATCAATTGAAGAATCTTCTAGCGAAGTAACAGTTGAAAATAATGTAAATGAATCAACCTCTGATGATGAAACTCAACCTATGTTAGATTATGATAATATTAAAAGTTCACAGGATATTGATGTCCCTCCTTTATTGATTGATCAGGTAATTGGGCATGAAGAATCAATTGAAACAATTAAAAAAGCTGCTAAACAAAGGAGAAATGTTTTATTAATTGGAGATCCGGGTGTTGGAAAATCCATGCTTGCTAAGGGAATGGCACAAATCTTGCCTCATGAAACTTTACAGGATATTTTGGTTTATCCGAATATGGAAGACAATAACCATCCATTGATTAGAACAGTACCTGCCGGTGAAGGTAAAAAAATCGTAAAAGCCACTAAAGGTTCAGTTAAAGGTCATGAAGAGAGAAAAACAATAATTACAATGTTTGCGATTGGTGGGGTGTTGGTTATTGGATTCATGTATGGAAGATTGTTGGAATCCATTATTGCAGCTGCATTAATTTTACTTATATCAATTCAAATCAAACCTAAATCAAATAATATGTCTCCTAAATTATTGGTAAATAATGAAGAGTCAAGATTCGCTCCATTTATGGATGCAACTGGTTCTCATGCAGGAGCATTATTAGGTGATGTTCGCCACGACCCATACCAATCAGGAGGTCTTGGTACTCCAGCACACGAACGTGTGGAAGCTGGAATGATTCATAAGGCTAATAGAGGAGTTTTATACATTGACGAAATAGGTACAATGTCAATGAAAACTCAACAAGAACTCTTATCTGCAATGCAAGAAAAGCAATATTCAATCACTGGTCAAAGTGAAAACTCCAGTGGGGCAATGGTCAGGTCACAGGCAGTTCCATGTGATTTTGTCCTTGTAGCTTCAGGTAACTTGCAAGTTCTTGAAGGAATGCACATAGCAATGAGGTCAAGAATCAGAGGATACGGTTATGAAGTATTCATGAAGGATTACATGGAAGATACCACTGAAAACAGAGAAAAGTTGGTACAGTTCGTTGCTCAGGAAGTTAAAAATGATGGAAGAATTCCTCACTTTGCTCCGGATGCATTGGATGAAATTATCATGGAAGCAAAAAGAAGATCAGGTAAACAAAACTCTTTAACCTTAAGGTTAAGGGACCTTGGTGGATTAGTAAGGTCTGCTGGAGATGTAGCTATTGAAAAAGGAGCTGATCTTGTTACTGCAGAACATGTATTTGAAGCTAAGAGATTTGCAAGAACCTTAGAACAGCAAATTGCAGATAGGTCAATTATCCAAAGAAAAGATTACAGTATGGTTTCCGCTGAAGGTGGAAGGGTTGGACTTGTTAATGGTCTTGCCGTTATTGGAGACAGAAGTGGAATCGTTTCCCCAATTGCTGCTGAAGCCGCACCTACACAATCCAAGAACGGTGGTCAAATCATAGCTACCGGTAAATTGGGTGAAATTGCTCAGGAATCCGTACAGAATGTAAGTGCACTTATCAAAAAATACACCAACAAGGACATTTCAGATTATGACATTCACGTTCAGTTCATCCAGACTTATGACGGTGTGGAAGGGGACTCAGCAAGTGTAAGTATAGCAACAGCCGTAATCTCTGCTGTTGAAGAAATACCAATCGATCAGACTGTAGCGTTGACCGGTTCTTTAAACGTACGTGGTGACGTAATGCCAATTGGTGGAGCAACAGCTAAAATAGAAGCTGCAGCAGAAGCTGGAATGAAAAAGGTATTGATTCCAAAATCTAACATGAAAGATGTTATGATTGAGAAAAAATACGAAGATATGATTGAAATCATTCCAACCGAAACTCTTAGTGATGTTTTAGAAAATATTTTAATTAGCGGTTCTAAAAAAGATTCCCTAATTGAAAAAATGAAAAACATCGGTTCTAAAGTAGCTGAAAAAGTTCCGCAAACAAGTGTCAATAATCCAACCACTAACTAGTTGGATTAATTTTTTTTCTATTTTTTTTATACAAATTTTTATATATTTTTATCTTCAAAGGTTAAATTATGAGTAGTTTTAAAATTAGTGCGGCAAAATTAATCGCTAAGGTTGGGGGGCCATTTTCAAAATTAGGTTCAGGTAGCGGTAAAAGTTTTGCAGGAATTATATTTACAAGAATAGCTGGTGTTGATGCAGTTTCAGAATTGTCCAAAGATATGGGCATTGGTTCAATTATTCTTCACTTTTAATAAAATTATTATCATCTGATACTCAAATAAGAAGCAGTTTTGAGAGCAATACTATTAATGCTATTGCTTCTGCATTCATTCAACAAAAAGGAGATTTGGGTGTTTTTGAATATGGTATTCGTAATATCAAATATGGAATTCCAGATACAGTTCAAAGGGTGGTTGACCCAATCGGTGTAGTTTATACAACCATCTCTCCGGAACATGCGCAGGTTGCAGGTGTTAAAAATCCGTTTGAAGATTATTATAAAGCTAAAAGATTATTGTCACAAGGAATGAAACGGGGAGTAATCGTAACTAATGCGGATGATCCAAGAACTGCACTACTTGGAATTGATAAGGAAAATGATGTGAAGGTTAATTATTACGGTATTGAAACCGATGATGTGGAAGATATCAATGGAAATGCGGTTGAATGCCCTAGATGTGGTGAAACATTAAACTATTCTAAATACATATTAAATCACAGGGGAGTTTATACATGTAGCTGCGGTTTTAAACGACCTGAATTAAATGTAAAAGTCACTGATGTCGAATTCAATCCCGATTCATGGAAATTAACTATAGACGGAGATTTGTTCAATTACACTGTTTCAAAAAATGTTAAATTTAACTTTGACATAACCGTGCCTGCATTCGGTTTTCATAACATCTATAATACATTGGCTTCAATCACAACTTACGCAACTTTCACTCCTAAGGTTGAAAACATTAAATCCACTTCAAAAAGCGTATTTAACAATTTGGACATGTCATTCATTCCGCCTGGAAGATTTGAAGTTGTTGACATCGGAGGTAAATTCGTAGGTCTCGGTCAGGGAGATAATGGTGATGCTGCCAAAATCAATGCGATGTTTATGAATCAGTATGTTGACGGACCGCTTGAGTTTATTTACACAACTCCTGATGTGGATGAGGAGGAAATCTTTGATGATCATTTTGAAGTCATAAAAAGCATGAATCCTGCTCATGTTATTGTTGTTCCTGGAAGGGAATCTATTGATAAGGCTCATGAGTATTATGAATTAATTAAAGAAGAATATCCTGATGCCGAGTTTTATCCGTTAAGTTATAGTGAAATGGATGTTAGAATTAAAAAATTAGTTGAACTTGCCCGCAATTCTGACTATGATTATGTAATCATGACTGGCTGTGGTGAGGAACAGGCAATGTGGGAGCGAATAAAAAGGAATTTAATAGATAACTAAGGTATCTATTATCTCTTCTATTTTTTTGTAAAAGTCCAAATCGCTTTTTTCTATTTCTTTAAATGATGCGTCAATGCTGCAGCCGCAAAGGTCTGTACTGCCGATAATGAAATCATTTGAATCTTTTTTAATCAAAATGCCGAAAATTCTTTCTTTTTCATTTGCATATTTTTCAAATTCATCTTCTGAAAGCTTAAAGTTGTAGTCATTGACTGAGTAGATGTCGCATTCATTAATGACTGGGATGAAAGTATACATTCCAGCTGCAAGAAATATGTTTTCATGCTTTAGAATTTTCAGGATTCTTTTTTCGTAGGTATCGTCTTTTTTGATG from uncultured Methanobrevibacter sp. harbors:
- the lonB gene encoding ATP-dependent protease LonB translates to MLDYDNIKSSQDIDVPPLLIDQVIGHEESIETIKKAAKQRRNVLLIGDPGVGKSMLAKGMAQILPHETLQDILVYPNMEDNNHPLIRTVPAGEGKKIVKATKGSVKGHEERKTIITMFAIGGVLVIGFMYGRLLESIIAAALILLISIQIKPKSNNMSPKLLVNNEESRFAPFMDATGSHAGALLGDVRHDPYQSGGLGTPAHERVEAGMIHKANRGVLYIDEIGTMSMKTQQELLSAMQEKQYSITGQSENSSGAMVRSQAVPCDFVLVASGNLQVLEGMHIAMRSRIRGYGYEVFMKDYMEDTTENREKLVQFVAQEVKNDGRIPHFAPDALDEIIMEAKRRSGKQNSLTLRLRDLGGLVRSAGDVAIEKGADLVTAEHVFEAKRFARTLEQQIADRSIIQRKDYSMVSAEGGRVGLVNGLAVIGDRSGIVSPIAAEAAPTQSKNGGQIIATGKLGEIAQESVQNVSALIKKYTNKDISDYDIHVQFIQTYDGVEGDSASVSIATAVISAVEEIPIDQTVALTGSLNVRGDVMPIGGATAKIEAAAEAGMKKVLIPKSNMKDVMIEKKYEDMIEIIPTETLSDVLENILISGSKKDSLIEKMKNIGSKVAEKVPQTSVNNPTTN